In a genomic window of Candidatus Competibacteraceae bacterium:
- a CDS encoding outer membrane protein assembly factor has translation MTRFGSSPHLIRAWLLLCCLLFPAAPVTAQQQPEPPTPTDGATATGTLVVSVEGVEGPLRDNVLGHLDINRFNGKPAPVETELQWLHANAERHIQEALQPFGYYEPKVESALNQTASGWEARYRIQPGRPLPIALVDVRMLGEAAQDPVFQKLLAQKPLAKGQTLEHAKYEQFKQNLEALATERGYFDARFVEHAIQIDLQAYEAVIKLHYDTGKRYRFGDISFKQNTLSPELLSRYPRFKPSDPYDANDLLRLQGDLGGSVYFSQVRINASPDAKTVSVPVEVELEPNKRHKYSAGLGYGTDTGVRGKVKVENRWVNRQGHHYEAELQLSPIKSFIGAKYLIPGSDPVTEEYALTASYTQQNYDDQDYERIALGGLFQQEIGKWLKIYSLNLQYEDYQIGNEPRSTSFLIIPGLNWTWVDADDRLFTSRGLLFGFEVRGASTALLSDINFLQGLLHLKWIHAFNDDNRIIARGDLGATAILEDFEKLPASLRFFTGGDSSVRGYAYNKIGPTNQEGQVIGGKNLVVGSLEYERRLWDNWGVAVFVDSGDAFNGASPELKTGAGIGARWRSPVGPVRIDFATGLDQPPGDAFRFSFSIGPDL, from the coding sequence ATGACCCGATTTGGTTCGAGTCCTCATCTGATCCGCGCCTGGCTTTTGCTCTGCTGCCTGCTGTTCCCGGCCGCGCCGGTCACCGCCCAGCAACAGCCCGAACCGCCCACCCCGACTGACGGCGCCACCGCAACCGGCACGCTCGTCGTGAGCGTCGAAGGCGTGGAGGGACCGTTGCGGGATAATGTCTTGGGGCATCTCGACATCAACCGCTTCAACGGCAAACCCGCGCCGGTCGAAACCGAGTTGCAGTGGCTGCACGCCAACGCCGAGCGCCACATTCAGGAAGCGCTGCAACCGTTCGGCTATTACGAACCCAAGGTCGAAAGCGCCCTGAACCAGACCGCCAGCGGTTGGGAAGCCCGCTACCGCATCCAGCCTGGCCGGCCGTTGCCCATCGCTTTGGTGGATGTCCGAATGCTCGGCGAAGCCGCTCAAGACCCCGTTTTTCAGAAGCTGCTGGCCCAGAAACCGCTGGCCAAAGGTCAAACCCTCGAACACGCCAAATACGAGCAATTCAAGCAGAATCTGGAAGCGCTGGCCACCGAACGCGGTTATTTCGACGCCCGCTTTGTCGAACATGCCATCCAGATCGACTTGCAGGCGTATGAAGCGGTCATCAAGCTGCACTACGATACCGGCAAGCGCTACCGCTTCGGCGATATCTCCTTCAAGCAAAACACCCTCTCGCCCGAACTGCTGAGCCGCTATCCCCGCTTCAAACCCAGCGATCCCTACGACGCCAACGACCTGCTGAGACTGCAAGGCGATCTCGGCGGCAGCGTCTATTTCAGCCAGGTCCGAATCAACGCCTCGCCCGACGCCAAAACGGTTTCCGTACCGGTCGAAGTGGAGCTGGAGCCGAACAAACGCCACAAGTACAGCGCCGGTCTGGGCTACGGCACCGACACCGGGGTCAGAGGCAAGGTGAAAGTCGAAAACCGCTGGGTCAACCGTCAGGGTCACCACTACGAAGCGGAATTGCAGCTTTCTCCGATCAAATCGTTCATCGGCGCCAAATACCTGATCCCCGGCAGCGATCCGGTCACCGAGGAATACGCGCTGACCGCCAGCTACACCCAGCAAAACTATGACGATCAGGACTACGAGCGCATCGCGCTGGGCGGCCTTTTCCAACAGGAAATCGGCAAGTGGCTGAAAATCTATAGTTTGAACCTGCAATACGAAGATTATCAGATCGGCAACGAGCCACGTTCCACCTCGTTTCTGATCATTCCGGGGCTGAACTGGACCTGGGTCGACGCCGACGACCGGCTGTTCACGAGCCGCGGCTTGTTGTTCGGCTTCGAGGTGCGCGGCGCGTCGACGGCCCTGCTGTCGGATATCAACTTCCTGCAAGGCTTGCTGCACCTCAAGTGGATTCACGCCTTCAACGACGACAACCGCATCATCGCGCGGGGCGATTTGGGCGCGACCGCGATTCTGGAAGACTTCGAAAAGCTGCCGGCCTCCTTGCGCTTTTTCACCGGTGGCGACAGCAGCGTGCGCGGTTACGCCTATAACAAGATCGGCCCCACCAACCAGGAGGGTCAAGTGATCGGCGGCAAGAATTTGGTGGTGGGCAGTCTGGAATACGAACGCCGGCTTTGGGACAACTGGGGCGTCGCCGTGTTCGTGGACAGCGGCGACGCTTTCAACGGCGCGAGCCCCGAACTGAAAACCGGAGCCGGCATCGGTGCCCGCTGGCGCTCGCCGGTCGGACCGGTGCGCATCGACTTCGCCACCGGGCTGGATCAGCCGCCGGGCGATGCCTTCCGCTTCTCCTTCAGCATCGGACCGGACCTTTGA
- a CDS encoding translocation/assembly module TamB domain-containing protein, with product MRDRLQITHKVTGPATLELDGEVRRPLTEAAWSAKAHLDVTDLKPFAPALAGKPLTARVEAKGVLAKFQGRGEINATAPELGPTTVRFTVSGDPKAINLGDLQVTAPAYPLNLTARGDVQLAQATFGRFNATGTLNATAPQLGPTVVQFSASGDPKLIKLDDLRVNAPNWSLLSTAQGTVHLAEGALGQFQARGELSATVPDVGPAALRFNASGDSKSIKLDELRLTSPDRPLTLATQGTVQLPEQRFNLTGDWKALTWPLKGVAQVESAKGQFSAEGTPKDYRFELAAADVQGPNVPKSNWTINGQGSDQAVRDVKLNGQLLQGSLQATADAAWLPALSWRATVNGQGLNPGAHWKDVPGKLTFQLKTDGGLENNALRANLLLDPLTGTLSGQKVAGNADVSVQNQNLTIRTLRIDAGDARVEASGTLTERWDLTWTLNAPQLKALVPGVSGTVASTGKLSGPRLQPGWATTFAVRDLRQGATHIQQLRGEANIDVGGANRSRLNVTGSGLALGGQQWKSVQIDGAGTPAAHELKAEMAGDPGNFLLALAGALRTPALLWQGRITQLSAKDTQAGNWTLEKPAAVRASAKEASLETACLSSAPTRLCAQGQWNQSGDFSGRVQLSDLNPERFKRFLPQNTTLATHVNGEASASGKIGGALQAKANLNVAPGSASTLANGRPVKIAFNASTLQLVTDSRTANLQARLDLAQTGQLQASLNVQDPFGAARLNGKLDGSITDLKIVSAFAPQITDISGQIRANVAVSGTASNPLARGDIRLENGGMAISDAGLTLRNIQFAATSTGQGPLQLTGSAESEPGRMQLAGQVDPAKQHLIMTVTGENFQAIKTTNLQAQISPDLKLDLTPQLARLEGTVTVPRAFLRPGGERPGTVNASGDAVIVKERDGKAPEAKGRGMTTYADVRVVLGQEVYLETPAFKGKLQGDLRVVETPELAPRGTGNVEVVAGKYKIYGEEIEIQRGQLLFSNSPLDNPALELRVARQERDIISGSEIIAGAQIRGTAKRPKLSFFSTPTMADPDILAYLVLGRAPQGGGSGSESALLFKAAGALGSGQAGALSKGLGDAFGLDSAELGGGSGGGTSFMVGKYLTPRLYVGYGIGLLNAVNTFFLKYRFTKHLMLESASNVFGTGGDAVYTIEH from the coding sequence GTGCGCGACCGTTTGCAAATCACTCATAAAGTCACTGGTCCGGCCACCCTGGAACTGGATGGTGAAGTGCGCCGGCCTCTGACTGAAGCCGCTTGGTCGGCCAAGGCCCACTTGGACGTAACCGACCTCAAACCGTTTGCGCCAGCGCTGGCCGGCAAACCGCTGACCGCGCGAGTGGAGGCCAAAGGCGTGCTGGCCAAATTTCAGGGGCGGGGCGAAATCAACGCCACCGCGCCGGAACTGGGTCCGACGACCGTGCGCTTCACCGTTAGCGGCGATCCAAAGGCGATCAACCTCGGCGACTTGCAGGTGACCGCCCCGGCTTACCCGTTGAATCTGACCGCCCGAGGCGACGTGCAGCTCGCTCAAGCGACCTTCGGCCGGTTCAATGCCACGGGGACTCTCAACGCCACCGCGCCGCAGCTCGGCCCGACCGTCGTGCAATTCAGCGCCTCCGGCGATCCCAAGCTCATCAAGCTCGACGACTTACGGGTGAATGCCCCCAACTGGTCGCTGCTCTCGACCGCGCAAGGCACGGTCCATCTGGCCGAAGGCGCTCTGGGGCAGTTTCAGGCGCGGGGCGAACTCAGCGCCACCGTACCGGATGTGGGTCCGGCGGCACTGCGCTTCAACGCTTCCGGCGATTCCAAGTCGATCAAGCTCGACGAGCTGCGTCTCACCTCCCCCGACCGGCCGTTGACGCTGGCCACCCAAGGCACGGTCCAGCTCCCCGAACAGCGCTTCAACCTCACCGGGGACTGGAAGGCCCTGACGTGGCCGCTGAAAGGCGTGGCCCAAGTGGAAAGCGCCAAAGGTCAATTCAGCGCCGAAGGCACGCCCAAGGATTACCGCTTCGAACTGGCCGCCGCCGACGTGCAAGGCCCGAACGTTCCCAAGAGCAACTGGACGATCAACGGCCAAGGCTCGGATCAGGCGGTGCGCGATGTCAAACTGAACGGCCAGCTCCTGCAAGGCAGCCTGCAAGCGACCGCCGACGCCGCTTGGTTACCGGCGCTCAGTTGGCGGGCGACCGTGAACGGCCAGGGGCTGAATCCGGGCGCGCACTGGAAAGACGTTCCCGGCAAACTGACTTTCCAGCTCAAGACCGACGGCGGTCTGGAAAATAACGCCTTGCGGGCCAACCTGCTGCTGGACCCATTGACCGGCACCTTGAGCGGTCAGAAAGTGGCGGGAAACGCGGATGTTTCCGTGCAAAACCAGAATCTGACGATCAGAACCCTGCGGATCGACGCGGGCGACGCTCGGGTTGAGGCCAGCGGGACGTTGACCGAACGTTGGGATTTGACCTGGACCCTGAACGCGCCGCAACTGAAAGCGCTGGTTCCAGGCGTGAGCGGGACTGTCGCCAGCACCGGCAAGCTGAGCGGTCCCCGCCTCCAACCGGGGTGGGCCACCACGTTCGCGGTGCGCGATCTGCGTCAGGGCGCGACCCACATCCAGCAGTTGCGCGGCGAGGCCAACATCGACGTTGGTGGCGCCAATCGCTCGCGCCTGAACGTTACTGGCTCGGGCTTAGCGCTGGGCGGGCAGCAATGGAAAAGCGTACAAATCGACGGCGCCGGCACTCCGGCCGCGCACGAGCTCAAGGCGGAGATGGCCGGCGATCCCGGCAATTTCCTACTCGCGCTCGCGGGCGCGTTGCGGACGCCGGCGCTGCTCTGGCAAGGCCGCATCACCCAACTCAGCGCCAAGGATACCCAGGCCGGCAACTGGACTCTGGAAAAACCGGCAGCGGTTCGCGCCTCGGCCAAGGAAGCCAGTCTCGAAACAGCCTGTCTGAGCAGCGCTCCGACCCGCCTGTGCGCGCAAGGTCAATGGAATCAATCCGGTGATTTCAGCGGTCGGGTACAGTTGAGCGACCTCAATCCGGAGCGCTTCAAACGTTTTCTACCGCAAAACACCACGCTGGCGACCCACGTCAACGGGGAGGCCAGCGCCAGCGGCAAGATCGGCGGCGCGCTGCAAGCTAAAGCCAATCTGAACGTCGCCCCCGGCAGCGCCAGCACGCTGGCCAACGGTCGGCCCGTCAAGATCGCTTTCAACGCCAGCACCCTGCAACTCGTCACTGACAGCCGGACCGCCAACCTGCAAGCGCGGCTGGATTTAGCGCAAACCGGTCAACTACAAGCCTCTTTGAACGTTCAAGACCCCTTCGGCGCCGCCCGGTTGAACGGCAAGCTCGACGGCAGCATCACCGACTTGAAAATCGTCTCGGCTTTCGCGCCGCAAATTACCGATATCTCGGGGCAGATACGGGCGAATGTAGCCGTATCCGGCACTGCGTCCAATCCGCTGGCGCGGGGTGACATTCGTTTGGAGAACGGCGGAATGGCGATTTCGGATGCCGGCCTGACGCTGCGTAACATTCAGTTCGCCGCCACCAGCACCGGCCAGGGTCCGCTTCAGTTGACCGGTTCGGCCGAATCGGAGCCGGGCCGGATGCAACTGGCCGGACAGGTCGATCCGGCCAAGCAACACCTCATCATGACGGTGACCGGCGAGAATTTTCAGGCCATTAAAACCACCAACCTGCAAGCGCAGATCAGCCCGGATTTGAAGCTCGACCTCACGCCGCAGCTCGCTCGGCTGGAAGGCACGGTGACCGTGCCGCGCGCTTTCTTGAGGCCTGGCGGCGAACGGCCCGGCACGGTCAACGCCTCCGGCGACGCCGTTATCGTCAAGGAGCGCGACGGCAAGGCACCGGAAGCGAAAGGGCGCGGCATGACGACTTACGCCGATGTGCGCGTCGTTCTGGGGCAAGAAGTGTATCTGGAAACACCCGCTTTCAAAGGCAAGCTGCAAGGCGATCTGCGGGTGGTCGAAACCCCGGAGCTGGCGCCGCGCGGCACCGGCAACGTCGAAGTCGTGGCGGGCAAGTACAAGATTTACGGCGAAGAAATCGAGATCCAACGCGGCCAACTGCTGTTCAGCAACAGCCCGCTCGATAATCCCGCCTTGGAATTGCGGGTCGCGCGGCAAGAGCGGGACATCATTTCCGGCAGCGAGATCATAGCCGGCGCCCAGATTCGCGGGACGGCCAAAAGGCCCAAGTTGAGCTTTTTCTCCACGCCGACCATGGCCGATCCCGACATCCTCGCCTACCTGGTCTTGGGTCGCGCCCCGCAAGGTGGTGGCAGCGGCTCCGAATCAGCGCTGCTGTTCAAGGCGGCCGGCGCGCTTGGCTCAGGGCAAGCCGGGGCCCTCAGCAAAGGTTTGGGCGACGCCTTCGGGTTGGATTCGGCGGAACTGGGCGGCGGCAGCGGCGGCGGCACCTCGTTCATGGTCGGAAAGTATCTGACGCCGCGCCTGTATGTCGGCTACGGCATCGGCCTGCTCAACGCCGTCAACACCTTTTTCCTCAAGTACCGTTTTACCAAGCATCTGATGCTCGAATCGGCCAGCAACGTCTTCGGGACCGGCGGCGACGCGGTTTACACCATCGAGCATTAA
- the cysM gene encoding cysteine synthase CysM: MPDLQCPTLDFFVGNTPLVRFQHLPVHTHNLLLGKLEGNNPAGSVKDRPALSMIQQAEARGAIRPGDVLIEATSGNTGIALAMIAAMKGYRLLLVMPENQTAERRAAMQAYGAELVLVSTAEGMEGARDLAARLEQDGKGRVLDQFANPDNPLAHYQTTGPEIWRDTQGKITHFVSAMGTTGTIMGVSRYLKEQSSSVQIVGVQPTEGSSIAGIRRWPPDYLPKIYDPTRVDRILDVSQLEAEHLTRRLAREEGICCGVSSGGAVAAALRLAEEVANAVIVTIICDRGDRYLSTGLFAD, encoded by the coding sequence ATGCCTGATTTGCAATGCCCCACACTCGACTTTTTCGTCGGCAATACACCTCTGGTTCGGTTTCAGCACCTGCCGGTTCATACCCATAACCTGCTTTTAGGCAAGCTGGAAGGCAACAATCCGGCGGGTTCGGTCAAGGATCGTCCGGCGCTGAGCATGATCCAGCAAGCCGAAGCGCGCGGCGCGATCCGGCCCGGCGATGTGCTGATCGAAGCGACCAGCGGCAACACCGGTATCGCGCTGGCGATGATCGCGGCCATGAAGGGTTACCGGCTGTTGCTGGTGATGCCGGAGAATCAGACTGCGGAACGCCGCGCGGCGATGCAAGCCTACGGGGCCGAACTGGTGCTGGTCAGCACGGCGGAGGGCATGGAAGGCGCCCGCGATCTGGCGGCGCGGCTGGAGCAGGACGGCAAAGGCCGGGTGTTGGACCAATTCGCCAATCCCGACAATCCGCTGGCGCATTATCAAACGACCGGCCCGGAAATCTGGCGCGACACGCAAGGGAAAATCACCCATTTCGTCAGCGCGATGGGGACCACCGGCACCATCATGGGGGTATCCCGTTATCTGAAGGAGCAAAGCTCCAGCGTGCAAATCGTCGGCGTGCAGCCGACCGAGGGTTCGAGCATCGCCGGCATCCGCCGCTGGCCGCCCGACTATCTGCCGAAAATCTACGATCCGACGCGGGTGGATCGAATCCTGGATGTCAGTCAGCTCGAAGCCGAACACCTGACCCGCCGGCTGGCCCGCGAAGAGGGGATCTGTTGCGGCGTGTCCTCGGGCGGAGCGGTGGCGGCGGCGTTGCGGCTGGCGGAGGAGGTGGCAAACGCGGTTATTGTCACCATCATCTGCGACCGGGGCGACCGCTACTTGTCCACTGGTCTGTTTGCGGATTGA